In Synechococcus sp. A18-25c, a single window of DNA contains:
- a CDS encoding 2-isopropylmalate synthase, with protein MAHDPGRVLIFDTTLRDGEQSPGASLNLEEKLAIAQQLARLGVDVIEAGFPFASPGDFAAVQRIAQQVGGDNGPVICGLARASRGDIKACADAVAPAPRRRIHTFIATSDIHLEHKLRKSRKEVLAIVPDMVAYARSLVDDVEFSCEDAGRSDPEFLYEVIEAAIAAGASTINIPDTVGYTTPSEFGALIAGIDRHVPNIADAVLSVHGHNDLGLAVANFLEAVKNGARQLECTINGIGERAGNAALEELVMALHVRRRFFNPYFGREEDSPTPLTAVRTEEITKTSRLVSNLTGMVVQPNKAIVGANAFAHESGIHQDGVLKNRLTYEIVDARTVGLSDNRISLGKLSGRSAVRARLEELGYNLSREDLDDAFARFKDLADRKREITDRDLEAIVSEQVQQPEARYQLKLVQVSCGSSLSPTATVTLADEDGEEQTMASIGTGPVDAVCRALNALAGEPNELVEFSVKSVTEGIDAMGEVTIRLRRDGELYSGHSADTDVVVAAAQAFVNALNRLVAAAAQPALHPQRDAAPLDSSPAR; from the coding sequence ATGGCCCACGATCCAGGCCGCGTTCTGATCTTCGACACCACCCTCAGGGATGGTGAGCAGTCTCCTGGAGCCAGCCTCAACCTCGAAGAAAAGCTGGCGATTGCTCAACAGCTCGCCCGGCTCGGAGTGGATGTGATCGAGGCTGGTTTCCCCTTCGCCAGTCCCGGAGATTTTGCTGCTGTGCAACGCATCGCCCAGCAGGTGGGCGGCGACAACGGACCAGTGATTTGCGGACTGGCTAGGGCCTCCCGTGGCGACATCAAAGCCTGTGCGGATGCCGTGGCGCCTGCACCCCGTAGGCGGATTCACACCTTCATCGCCACCAGCGATATCCATCTAGAGCACAAGCTGCGCAAGAGCCGTAAGGAGGTGCTCGCCATCGTCCCCGACATGGTGGCCTACGCCCGCTCCCTGGTGGATGACGTCGAGTTCTCCTGCGAGGATGCCGGCCGCAGTGATCCGGAGTTCCTGTACGAGGTGATCGAAGCTGCCATTGCAGCCGGTGCCAGCACCATCAACATCCCAGACACTGTCGGATACACCACCCCGAGCGAATTCGGTGCGCTGATTGCTGGTATTGACCGGCATGTGCCGAACATTGCGGATGCGGTGTTGTCCGTGCATGGCCATAACGACCTGGGGCTGGCGGTGGCCAACTTCCTCGAGGCGGTGAAAAACGGTGCGCGTCAGCTCGAATGCACGATCAACGGCATTGGGGAGCGGGCTGGAAATGCGGCTTTGGAAGAGTTAGTGATGGCGTTGCACGTGCGACGCCGCTTCTTCAATCCCTACTTTGGGCGTGAAGAAGATTCACCGACCCCGCTCACGGCGGTGCGCACCGAAGAGATCACCAAGACCTCTCGTCTGGTGTCCAATCTCACCGGCATGGTGGTGCAGCCCAACAAGGCCATCGTTGGTGCCAATGCCTTCGCTCATGAATCCGGAATCCACCAGGATGGTGTTCTCAAGAATCGCCTCACCTATGAGATTGTCGACGCACGCACTGTTGGTTTAAGCGACAACCGGATCTCCCTCGGCAAACTCAGTGGTCGCAGTGCCGTGCGTGCCCGTCTGGAAGAGCTGGGCTACAACCTCAGTCGGGAGGATCTCGACGATGCTTTCGCGCGATTCAAGGATTTGGCCGATCGCAAACGAGAGATCACCGACCGTGATCTTGAAGCGATCGTCAGCGAGCAGGTGCAGCAACCGGAAGCTCGCTACCAGCTGAAGCTGGTGCAAGTGAGCTGCGGGAGCAGCCTCAGCCCGACCGCCACCGTCACCCTGGCGGATGAGGATGGAGAAGAGCAAACCATGGCCTCCATCGGGACTGGACCGGTGGATGCCGTTTGCCGAGCGCTGAATGCCTTGGCTGGGGAGCCGAATGAGCTGGTGGAGTTTTCAGTCAAGTCTGTGACCGAAGGCATTGACGCCATGGGTGAGGTCACCATCCGCCTGCGACGCGATGGGGAGCTGTATTCCGGTCATTCCGCTGACACCGATGTGGTGGTGGCAGCGGCTCAGGCCTTTGTGAATGCGCTCAACCGTCTTGTCGCCGCCGCGGCCCAGCCGGCTCTGCATCCTCAGCGGGATGCGGCCCCCCTGGATTCGAGCCCAGCACGTTGA
- a CDS encoding carbohydrate ABC transporter permease: protein MQASPGRAGVRLGALLQLLVLILLALAVLVPLLWLVSTSLKGQAEDIFTSPPALLPAQPSLDAYVRLFQDNPLGRYLLNSAIVSLVAVVANLLFCSLAAYPLARMRFAGRGLVLGLVVATILIPFQVVMIPLYLLMVQLGLRNTLLALVIPQAATAFGLYLLRQSFLGVPVELEEAARMDGCSKLGEWWNVMIPAARADLITLAMFVFIGTWSDFLWPLVILDDPQLFTLPLGLQQLASSFSLDWRMVAAGSVVSILPVLLLFILLQRFILPSASGDAVKG, encoded by the coding sequence ATGCAGGCATCCCCAGGCCGTGCCGGCGTTCGTCTCGGTGCTCTGCTTCAGCTTCTGGTTCTGATCCTTCTGGCGCTGGCCGTTTTGGTGCCCCTGCTCTGGCTGGTGAGCACTTCGCTCAAAGGACAGGCGGAGGACATTTTTACGAGCCCTCCGGCACTACTTCCCGCCCAGCCCAGTCTTGATGCCTACGTTCGTTTGTTTCAGGACAACCCTCTGGGTCGTTATTTGCTCAACAGCGCGATCGTGAGCCTGGTGGCGGTGGTGGCCAACCTTCTCTTCTGCTCATTGGCGGCGTATCCCCTTGCGCGCATGCGCTTCGCCGGTCGTGGCCTCGTTCTTGGGCTAGTGGTCGCCACGATTCTGATTCCCTTCCAGGTGGTGATGATTCCGCTTTACCTGCTGATGGTTCAGCTGGGACTGCGCAACACGTTGCTGGCCTTGGTGATCCCGCAGGCCGCGACCGCCTTCGGGCTTTATCTCCTTCGCCAAAGCTTTCTAGGTGTGCCTGTGGAGCTCGAGGAAGCAGCCCGAATGGATGGTTGCAGCAAGCTCGGGGAGTGGTGGAACGTGATGATTCCGGCTGCGCGTGCCGACCTGATCACCCTGGCGATGTTCGTGTTCATCGGCACTTGGAGTGATTTCCTTTGGCCGCTTGTGATCCTTGACGATCCACAGCTGTTCACACTGCCCTTGGGTCTTCAGCAGTTGGCCAGCAGTTTTTCCCTGGACTGGCGGATGGTCGCAGCCGGCTCGGTGGTGTCGATTCTTCCGGTGCTGCTGTTGTTCATTCTTTTGCAGCGTTTCATTCTTCCCAGTGCCAGCGGTGATGCCGTTAAGGGTTGA
- a CDS encoding signal protein: MQQRLWLILPTAGIPLLIVLFVVLWQAVQRQNLMLQELVDRVEELEGFDRAEQKTSQELLQQQLGALQARQRRLQGKIFDLESWRSGSRERERRLLERLNPGPFQSPDTLQAPPEPSINP, from the coding sequence ATGCAACAACGCCTTTGGCTCATCCTTCCCACCGCGGGGATCCCACTGCTGATTGTTTTGTTTGTGGTGCTCTGGCAAGCCGTTCAACGCCAGAATTTGATGTTGCAGGAGCTCGTCGATCGCGTCGAAGAGTTGGAAGGGTTTGACCGCGCAGAGCAAAAAACCAGTCAAGAGCTCCTCCAACAGCAGCTAGGCGCCCTACAAGCCCGGCAACGGCGACTGCAGGGAAAGATCTTCGATCTTGAGAGCTGGCGCAGCGGATCACGAGAACGCGAGCGAAGGTTGCTGGAGCGACTCAACCCTGGCCCCTTCCAAAGTCCGGACACTCTGCAAGCACCACCGGAGCCCAGCATCAACCCTTAA
- a CDS encoding glycoside hydrolase family 57 protein codes for MAPGALALVLHAHLPYVRAEEEHSLEEDWFFQALIECYLPLLETLEAAAADPQLAPELTMGVSPTLLSLLSDRTLQQRFPAWIEARLSLLNQTPDNRKDAADHLADSFQRHLSSWHQCEGDLIGRFAALQRQGVLDLLTCGATHGYLPLLREHPEAVRAQLRTAVREHHRLLGERPLGIWLPECAYYEGLDHWMRDAGLRYAVLDGHGLLHAEPRPRYGVYAPIVSRQGVAFFGRDSDATLPVWSAKDGYPGDPWYREFHRDLGWDLPAETVAAEGLPTGRPLGLKLHRVSNPSSGLDGKQPYQPNRAMERTCEHAQHFLQGRRQQLDRLQAGMAIEPLLVAPFDAELFGHWWFEGPRFLAELFRQGPSEGIRFTSLRSVLNAQPNLQLCNPCPSSWGRGGFHDYWLNETNAWIIPEWSRAGRAMVERCSRGVGSESDLRLLHQAGRELLLAQSSDWSFILRAGTTTELAKERIERHLQRFWRLMAAIDGREDLQESWLDELEREDALFPLIQPADWARASP; via the coding sequence GTGGCACCCGGAGCACTCGCTCTTGTTCTGCACGCACACCTTCCCTATGTCCGGGCAGAGGAAGAACACTCTCTAGAAGAGGACTGGTTCTTCCAAGCGCTGATCGAGTGCTATCTACCGCTGCTGGAGACCCTGGAGGCAGCAGCAGCCGATCCGCAGCTGGCACCCGAACTCACCATGGGGGTTTCACCCACCTTGCTGTCGCTGCTGTCGGATCGAACCCTGCAGCAGAGGTTCCCCGCCTGGATTGAGGCCCGCCTCAGCCTGTTGAACCAAACGCCAGACAACCGCAAGGACGCCGCCGATCACCTGGCTGACAGCTTCCAACGCCACCTGAGCTCCTGGCATCAGTGTGAAGGCGATCTGATCGGTCGCTTCGCAGCCCTCCAACGCCAAGGTGTGCTGGATCTGCTCACCTGTGGTGCCACCCATGGCTACCTGCCCCTGCTGCGCGAGCATCCGGAGGCGGTGCGTGCACAACTCCGCACGGCTGTGCGGGAGCATCACCGGCTTTTGGGAGAACGCCCACTGGGAATCTGGCTGCCGGAATGCGCTTACTACGAAGGTCTTGACCACTGGATGCGGGATGCGGGTCTGCGCTACGCCGTCCTCGATGGGCATGGTCTACTCCACGCCGAACCTCGACCGCGCTACGGCGTCTACGCCCCAATCGTGAGCCGTCAAGGCGTGGCGTTCTTTGGCCGGGATAGCGACGCCACGCTTCCGGTTTGGTCCGCCAAGGATGGCTATCCAGGAGATCCATGGTATCGGGAATTTCACCGGGACCTTGGCTGGGATCTCCCAGCGGAAACCGTTGCCGCCGAGGGGCTACCCACCGGCAGACCCCTTGGCCTGAAGCTGCACCGCGTCAGCAATCCCAGCAGTGGGCTCGATGGCAAGCAGCCTTACCAACCCAACCGGGCCATGGAACGCACCTGCGAGCATGCCCAGCATTTCCTCCAAGGTCGTCGTCAACAACTGGATCGGTTGCAGGCAGGCATGGCCATCGAACCCCTTCTCGTGGCGCCCTTTGATGCCGAACTGTTTGGCCATTGGTGGTTCGAAGGTCCCCGGTTCCTGGCGGAGCTGTTTCGACAGGGACCCAGCGAAGGCATTCGCTTCACCAGTCTGCGCAGCGTGCTGAATGCCCAACCCAATCTGCAACTGTGCAATCCCTGTCCCTCCAGTTGGGGGCGTGGTGGTTTCCACGATTACTGGCTCAACGAAACCAATGCGTGGATCATTCCTGAATGGAGCCGGGCCGGCCGCGCCATGGTGGAGCGCTGCAGCCGAGGCGTTGGCAGCGAATCGGATCTGCGCCTGCTGCATCAAGCAGGGCGAGAGCTTCTCTTAGCGCAGTCGTCGGACTGGAGCTTCATCCTGAGAGCAGGGACCACCACAGAACTGGCGAAGGAACGCATCGAACGTCACCTCCAGCGTTTTTGGCGTTTGATGGCGGCCATCGATGGCCGCGAGGATCTTCAGGAGAGCTGGCTGGATGAACTGGAACGGGAGGATGCGCTGTTCCCGCTCATTCAGCCGGCAGATTGGGCCAGGGCCAGTCCTTAA
- a CDS encoding Nif11-like leader peptide family natural product precursor, with protein sequence MSSVHVRLLPLSLQDLDALLQRRKDEPELAQRLSEPLSLETLIALGRERDLVITEEDVFLAQQREESTVSSTELQRRMADESRRLRHFIQG encoded by the coding sequence ATGAGTTCTGTGCACGTGAGGCTGCTGCCCTTGTCTCTTCAGGATCTCGATGCCCTGCTGCAACGTCGAAAGGATGAGCCTGAACTGGCGCAACGTTTGTCGGAGCCCTTGTCGTTGGAGACCCTGATCGCGCTCGGACGTGAACGTGATCTGGTGATTACGGAAGAGGATGTTTTCCTGGCGCAGCAGCGAGAAGAGTCGACGGTGTCGTCTACCGAGTTGCAGCGACGCATGGCTGATGAGTCCAGACGCCTGCGCCATTTCATCCAGGGCTGA
- a CDS encoding autotransporter outer membrane beta-barrel domain-containing protein: protein MLSLALSLSATAAVHAQVVPIDGGEKITEDETGVVEIYTLPVNMQTVIEGDDDKYYAINYYTYVNPKVNDAGRDDAVPGISAGLWWKDSQIGQFFPWGDDEDLAKRLSNGYEEFAENNNLLVDGDLWLNDIFNGGGFIFDGWKGDLPPGDQRPNNASKGNNGLQYMWNSAQYYTHEGPNNRIQAFGGCAVNTISSGEITTTSNQQLIKTAIDPCKFEDGKVREDLYAPVFQGGTLKTVVDVEGQSSNTNLDIPFWVGIEGGTVDNNGIATRFNGEFSDVLLATFSGSGTLNFQGSGITVLAADNSYIGDTNILEGTLRVTGSLSDATAVSVADGAIYEVANSDEVGSIEGAGDIVIEKDQTLTAGGLDTDTTLSGVISGDGGFKKVGDGTTSFSGDNTYAGATEIKAGTLKVTGSLSDVTGVSVSDGATYEVTNSDEIGSIEGAGDIVIDDDQTLTAGGLGTDTEFSGPISGDGGFTKVGDGTTTFSGANSYKGETKIKDGALLLGHLSSIPRRSSTLVTGAGRLDLLSGPSGRGEFEIDRLSIKEGGRVYVSPEQPLVSKTISLDAYSLEDSSPGGIITSLDGKNNPPLRVSESFDYENGSLVVGAPDSDDPEGVWEIIDGDVKNIDDLAENTYIVVSQDQIFSFDGIGEEYAKDGPALYKGYLAKGSLDLVIEVKKSDEIICDLHPDSDECNEEPNKPDPDPPICDLYPALEECKEEPNKPDPDPPICEGDECKNDKPVPLPGCEEDDDLCDVISDVPGDEDDAWEDEEEVALEIIEGLLDGLKQEQIDLLLSFDYGQLAKLVGSGLAPRNVDAAGRGLALHNNLLVDTLFDRQPLRQFEELLIAEEVVEQSVVEDEAVIEESAPVQPLWLKSEELSDGEAADEYVEGAVESVEVADADAAVAIELEEEAVVVEFDGVRLVDQQDDELDLAKREGVSAWVKGFGGNSRADDSSILYNDYSLTAYGTSFGVNVALSETFQIGAYANYGDLNVNQHSGETGGGSWNPEGWGGGLTAQYSARHFYVQGLLGASEFSGEQSRNILRINDDLGGNTARGDKSVTSYLGALRIGAPFKTGGVVLEPQGQVVWTRNHEQGFSETSGTENLRLKYKSRTTNFAETELGMKLSVPIRTGERGLLVPSVRAAWLADWNQGNEGQEIGYKFTNKTVNFDSQLGTENGALIEAGLDYTVQNFNGISVKLYGRGGMEFWASDRGTTWRASGGMTWQF, encoded by the coding sequence GTGCTTTCTCTGGCTCTTTCGCTCTCTGCCACTGCTGCTGTGCATGCACAGGTGGTCCCCATCGATGGCGGAGAAAAAATCACAGAGGACGAGACTGGCGTCGTTGAAATTTATACTTTGCCTGTAAATATGCAAACAGTTATTGAAGGTGATGACGACAAATATTACGCAATCAATTACTATACCTATGTTAATCCGAAGGTGAATGACGCAGGCAGAGACGATGCTGTTCCTGGAATATCTGCAGGGCTATGGTGGAAAGATAGCCAAATAGGACAATTCTTTCCCTGGGGAGACGATGAGGATCTGGCGAAACGTCTTTCGAATGGCTATGAAGAATTTGCGGAAAATAACAATCTGCTTGTGGATGGTGATCTATGGCTGAATGATATCTTCAATGGTGGCGGATTTATTTTTGATGGCTGGAAGGGTGATCTCCCTCCTGGAGATCAGAGGCCAAATAATGCATCTAAGGGAAATAATGGGCTACAGTACATGTGGAATTCAGCTCAATATTACACCCATGAAGGGCCAAATAACCGAATTCAAGCTTTTGGTGGTTGTGCTGTGAATACAATCTCCTCTGGCGAGATAACGACAACAAGCAATCAACAGCTTATCAAAACTGCTATCGATCCGTGTAAGTTTGAAGACGGTAAAGTTCGAGAGGATCTATATGCACCAGTGTTTCAGGGTGGAACACTAAAAACGGTTGTCGATGTCGAAGGACAATCATCCAACACGAACTTAGATATTCCTTTCTGGGTTGGAATTGAGGGTGGAACAGTGGACAATAATGGAATCGCAACAAGATTCAATGGGGAATTTTCTGATGTTTTGTTGGCGACTTTCTCCGGCTCTGGAACACTAAATTTTCAGGGGAGTGGCATAACAGTCTTGGCTGCAGACAATTCTTATATTGGCGATACCAATATTCTTGAAGGAACTCTCCGAGTCACTGGATCTCTCAGCGACGCTACGGCTGTCTCTGTCGCTGATGGTGCCATCTATGAAGTTGCTAACAGCGATGAGGTCGGATCGATTGAAGGTGCTGGCGATATTGTTATTGAAAAAGATCAGACACTGACAGCTGGTGGTCTTGATACAGATACCACGTTGTCTGGAGTAATCTCTGGTGATGGTGGATTTAAGAAAGTTGGAGATGGCACAACGAGTTTTTCTGGCGATAACACCTATGCGGGTGCTACTGAGATCAAGGCGGGAACGTTGAAGGTCACGGGCTCGCTCAGCGATGTTACGGGTGTTTCTGTCTCCGATGGCGCCACCTATGAAGTTACTAATAGTGATGAGATCGGATCGATTGAAGGTGCTGGCGACATTGTCATTGACGATGACCAGACCCTGACTGCTGGTGGTTTGGGGACGGATACGGAGTTTTCTGGTCCGATTTCCGGTGATGGTGGATTCACCAAGGTTGGTGATGGTACAACCACTTTTTCTGGCGCCAACTCCTACAAGGGCGAGACGAAGATTAAAGATGGTGCCCTTTTATTGGGACACTTGTCGAGCATCCCTCGGCGATCTTCCACATTGGTGACAGGAGCTGGTCGACTTGACTTGCTGTCCGGGCCGTCAGGAAGAGGTGAATTTGAGATTGATCGTCTAAGTATCAAGGAAGGGGGTCGGGTTTATGTTTCGCCTGAACAGCCGTTGGTCTCTAAAACAATCAGCCTAGATGCTTACTCTTTAGAGGATTCAAGTCCAGGTGGAATTATCACCTCTTTGGATGGAAAGAATAATCCGCCTTTGCGAGTCAGTGAGTCATTTGATTATGAGAATGGCAGCTTGGTTGTTGGCGCTCCAGATTCTGATGATCCCGAAGGGGTCTGGGAGATCATCGATGGAGATGTCAAAAATATTGATGATCTTGCCGAAAATACATATATCGTAGTTAGTCAAGATCAGATCTTTTCCTTTGATGGAATTGGCGAAGAATATGCCAAAGATGGTCCAGCTCTTTACAAGGGTTATTTGGCCAAAGGTTCTTTAGATCTTGTTATAGAAGTCAAAAAAAGTGATGAGATTATTTGCGACTTGCATCCTGATTCTGATGAGTGCAATGAAGAGCCTAATAAGCCAGACCCGGATCCGCCGATCTGCGACTTATATCCCGCTCTCGAAGAGTGCAAGGAAGAGCCTAATAAGCCGGACCCGGATCCGCCGATCTGTGAGGGTGATGAATGCAAAAATGATAAGCCTGTTCCACTCCCTGGTTGTGAAGAAGATGACGACCTGTGCGACGTGATTAGTGATGTCCCCGGTGATGAAGACGACGCTTGGGAAGACGAGGAAGAGGTTGCGCTGGAGATAATTGAAGGTTTGCTCGATGGCTTAAAGCAAGAGCAAATTGATCTGCTGTTGAGTTTTGATTACGGGCAATTGGCAAAGTTGGTGGGCAGTGGTTTAGCCCCACGGAATGTGGATGCTGCGGGTCGTGGTTTGGCGCTGCATAACAATTTGCTGGTGGACACGTTGTTTGATCGACAGCCGCTGCGTCAGTTCGAGGAACTGCTGATTGCAGAAGAAGTTGTTGAGCAGAGCGTTGTGGAAGACGAGGCCGTGATTGAGGAGTCGGCTCCGGTGCAGCCGTTGTGGCTGAAGTCTGAGGAGCTCAGCGATGGAGAAGCGGCTGATGAGTATGTGGAAGGCGCGGTTGAAAGCGTTGAGGTTGCCGATGCTGATGCTGCGGTAGCAATCGAGCTAGAAGAAGAAGCCGTTGTTGTTGAGTTCGACGGCGTCCGCCTTGTCGACCAGCAGGATGACGAACTGGATCTGGCCAAGCGTGAGGGCGTGAGCGCCTGGGTGAAGGGATTCGGCGGCAACAGCCGGGCTGATGACTCATCGATTCTCTACAACGACTACAGCTTGACCGCCTACGGCACCAGCTTTGGTGTGAATGTGGCGCTGAGCGAGACGTTCCAGATCGGCGCCTATGCCAATTACGGCGATCTGAACGTGAACCAGCACAGCGGCGAGACCGGTGGCGGCAGCTGGAACCCTGAGGGCTGGGGTGGGGGCTTAACGGCCCAGTACTCCGCCCGCCATTTCTATGTGCAGGGCCTGCTGGGGGCGAGTGAATTCAGCGGCGAGCAGTCGCGCAACATCCTGCGGATCAACGACGATCTGGGTGGCAATACGGCCCGGGGTGACAAGAGCGTCACCAGCTACCTGGGCGCACTGCGGATCGGCGCACCGTTCAAGACCGGTGGCGTGGTGCTCGAGCCCCAAGGGCAGGTGGTGTGGACCCGTAACCATGAACAGGGATTCTCCGAGACCAGCGGAACGGAGAACCTGCGGTTGAAGTACAAGAGCCGCACAACGAACTTTGCCGAGACGGAGCTGGGCATGAAGCTGTCGGTGCCGATCCGCACCGGCGAGCGGGGACTGCTGGTGCCGAGTGTTCGGGCGGCCTGGCTTGCGGACTGGAACCAGGGCAATGAAGGCCAGGAGATCGGCTACAAGTTCACCAACAAGACGGTGAATTTCGATTCACAGCTGGGCACCGAGAACGGTGCGTTGATTGAGGCGGGTCTGGACTACACGGTGCAGAACTTCAACGGCATCTCGGTGAAGCTGTATGGAAGAGGTGGCATGGAGTTCTGGGCGAGCGACCGTGGCACGACCTGGCGCGCGAGCGGCGGCATGACCTGGCAGTTCTGA
- the crtL gene encoding lycopene beta cyclase has protein sequence MPEPVDVLVLGGGPAALCIASELNQRGVDVSGIAPDPIDAPWPNTYGIWADELKGLGLEHLLEHRWSDTVSYFGEGGSTAQDQSHAHGIDYGLFDRAALQRFWLERADGVVWHQDTAERVDVNGATTSVSCASGTTLQARLVIDASGSRTPHIRRPDQGPVAGQAAYGVVGRFSKPPIEENRFVLMDYRCDHLSEEQRSEPPTFLYAMDLGDGVFFVEETSLALAPGVPYDVLKQRLQQRLDLRGVEITEVIHEEFCLFPMNLPLPDRNQPVLAFGGAASMVHPASGYMVGALLRRGPDLAYAISEAIANPALGSAALAQRGWQALWPIELVLRHQLYQFGLGRLMGFNEALLRTHFATFFSLPREEWFGFLTNTLPLPRLMGVMLRLFALSPWELRWGLVLGAAQDQAPRF, from the coding sequence TTGCCTGAACCTGTGGATGTGTTGGTGCTCGGGGGCGGCCCGGCTGCTCTCTGCATCGCTTCAGAGTTGAACCAGCGCGGTGTTGACGTTTCTGGGATAGCTCCCGATCCGATTGACGCTCCTTGGCCCAACACCTACGGCATCTGGGCCGACGAATTGAAAGGGCTGGGGCTCGAGCACCTGTTGGAGCACCGCTGGAGCGACACCGTCAGTTATTTCGGCGAAGGCGGCTCAACGGCTCAGGATCAGAGCCATGCTCACGGCATTGACTACGGTTTGTTCGATCGGGCCGCCCTGCAGCGCTTTTGGCTGGAACGGGCTGATGGTGTGGTCTGGCATCAAGACACCGCCGAACGGGTGGACGTGAATGGTGCAACCACCAGCGTCAGCTGCGCATCGGGAACCACGTTGCAGGCGCGCTTGGTGATCGATGCCTCCGGCTCGCGCACACCCCACATTCGCCGTCCCGATCAGGGGCCGGTGGCGGGTCAGGCGGCCTACGGCGTGGTGGGGCGTTTCTCCAAACCGCCGATTGAGGAGAACCGATTTGTGTTGATGGACTACCGCTGTGATCACCTCAGCGAGGAGCAGCGCAGCGAACCGCCCACGTTCCTCTATGCGATGGATCTGGGCGATGGGGTGTTCTTCGTGGAGGAAACCTCACTCGCCTTGGCACCGGGTGTTCCCTACGACGTGCTCAAGCAACGGCTCCAACAGCGCCTGGATCTGCGCGGCGTGGAGATCACCGAGGTGATCCACGAAGAGTTCTGCCTCTTCCCGATGAACTTGCCGCTGCCGGATCGCAATCAGCCGGTGCTGGCGTTTGGGGGCGCCGCGAGCATGGTGCATCCGGCCTCGGGGTACATGGTGGGGGCGTTGCTGCGGCGGGGACCTGATCTGGCCTATGCCATCTCCGAAGCCATCGCCAATCCAGCCCTTGGTTCAGCCGCCCTGGCGCAACGGGGTTGGCAAGCGCTGTGGCCAATCGAGCTCGTGCTGCGGCATCAGCTCTATCAATTCGGCTTGGGCCGGTTGATGGGCTTCAACGAGGCGTTGTTGCGCACCCACTTCGCCACGTTCTTCTCATTGCCGCGGGAGGAGTGGTTTGGCTTCCTCACCAACACCCTGCCGTTGCCGCGCTTGATGGGCGTGATGCTGCGCTTGTTCGCCCTTTCGCCTTGGGAGTTGCGGTGGGGATTGGTGTTGGGTGCGGCTCAGGATCAAGCTCCGCGTTTTTGA
- a CDS encoding 2Fe-2S iron-sulfur cluster-binding protein yields the protein MATFTITLEGGKDFSCADDQYILDAAEEQGIDLPYSCRAGACSTCAGKVISGSVDQTDQSFLDDEQMGNGFALLCVSYPLSDCTIKAEVEDEL from the coding sequence ATGGCTACTTTCACCATCACCCTTGAGGGCGGCAAAGATTTCTCCTGTGCAGATGACCAATACATTCTGGACGCAGCAGAAGAGCAAGGAATTGATCTTCCTTATTCCTGTCGCGCAGGAGCTTGCAGCACCTGTGCTGGAAAAGTGATCTCTGGAAGCGTTGATCAGACCGACCAGAGCTTTCTTGATGATGAACAGATGGGCAACGGATTTGCCCTGCTATGTGTGAGCTATCCGCTATCGGATTGCACCATCAAGGCCGAGGTGGAAGACGAGCTCTGA
- a CDS encoding MTH1187 family thiamine-binding protein has protein sequence MKVSVDLCLVPLGVGVSLAPYVAMCHEVIESSGLEHQLGPDGTAIEGDWDAVFACVKACHVRLHAEGVQRLHASLRVNTRIDRVQSFRDKVESVRRLAP, from the coding sequence ATGAAAGTGAGTGTTGATCTCTGCCTGGTGCCGCTTGGGGTTGGTGTTTCTCTGGCTCCCTATGTGGCGATGTGTCATGAGGTGATTGAGTCCTCGGGGCTCGAGCATCAATTGGGGCCTGATGGAACCGCGATTGAGGGTGATTGGGATGCCGTTTTCGCCTGCGTGAAGGCCTGCCATGTGCGGCTTCACGCTGAGGGGGTGCAGCGTTTGCATGCTTCGTTGCGGGTGAACACCCGGATCGATCGCGTCCAGTCGTTTCGCGACAAGGTGGAGAGTGTGCGCCGATTGGCGCCTTGA